In Desulfobaculum bizertense DSM 18034, the sequence GAGCAGACTGTTCGGGCTATGGCTGCCGGTGCCTGCTCTCTGCTCGGTGTTGATCATGCTGTGGCTGTGTCGGGCGTTGCGGGACCCGGTGGCGGCTCCCCCCAGAAGCCCGTTGGCACGGTCTGGATCGGCTGGTCTGTGGCCGGTGAGCTTTCGGCACACTGTTTTCACTTTAGTGGCTCGCGCTCCGAAGTGAAGCAGCAGACTGTGGAGCAGGCTCTCCGCGGTCTCTCCTCCCGACTCGCCGCGCTCTAAAAACTTTTCGGGACCGAGAGCGTCTGCCCCCGGTCCCGAAATGGTGCGAAGCATGTTCAACATCCGTGTTGTTTGCTTCGTGTCTGTCGTGTGCGCCCCAGGCGTCCATGCCTGTTCGCTCACGTCATTTTACATGTAGTCTCCGCGGTTCATCTTGAACCGCTCTGTGGCTGCCAGAATTTCAACTTCATCCACGATTGATCCCATTTCCGGGTTTTCCGTGGAAAGGTTTGGCCATTTTTCGCGGAGTGAAGCAAGGTCGCTCTCAATTTCCTTGAGAGTGCCGTCTGCCTCGCGCAAACTCGTGTTTTCGGATTTCAGATCAACTGTGTATTTGTCCCAGTTGTTCATCACTCCGTCGAGCTGGTCCATGAGCTGGCTTCCCCGTGCTCCAGCAGCTCCAACCTGTGTCGACTCCTGCATTGCAAGGATCTGTCCGGGGAGAAGCCCAGACACTGGCGACTTGGGAAGGCTTGCGCTTTGTGCTGGCTTTCCACTCTTCTCCAGCTCGCCGCTTAAAAGCTTGCCGAAAGTGTCGTCTTTTTGATTCACTCGCTGTTTCTGCGACTGTTCGTTTTGAAGTCCCTGTATTTTTTCAGGATTTATCTTCATGTTCTCTCCTCATCCAAGAAATTTTTTCTCTCTGCCTGAAAAACCAGCAAAAAGCCTGCCAAGCTCGTGTTTACAGGTATTTTTGACGGACGTCCCTTTTTTTCACCACAAAAAGCGGCATTTTTTTCCTCTTGACTGATTTCTCTCTGCAATTGAGCAGTCACTCTTTTCCCGCCCGTTCTATTTTTGCCGCCAAATAGGGAAAATCCGCGCAGTATGTCAGATTTTTCTTGTGGAATTGGCTCGATATGGGTACTTCTTAAACTAGACCACGTTCTTTTAAATCGAGTTTACAGCAAAACCTTTCAGGGAAAAAATAGGTCTGTTGCGACCTTTGGGTCTTAGCCCCATATGGAGGTAGTTCTATGAGACAGATTAAAAAGATTTTGTGCGCAGTCGACTTCTCTGACTACAGCCCCCGCGTTGCTGAATACGCCCGGCTCATGGCAGAAAAATTCGACGCTGAAATTACAGTCGTCTACATTGCCCCCTCTCTGAACCAGTATGTTGGCTTTCACGTCCCGCCCTCAAGCATCGAAAACTTTGTCGGTGAAATCGTGAGCGGCGCTGAAAGCACGATGGACCACTTCATCGAAAAGAACTTTAAAGGACTTACCGTCTCCGGACGCGTCGGTACCGGCTACGCCGCAGAAGAAATCCTGCAGGCCGCCCTCGACGACTCTGCCGACCTTATCATTATCGGCACCCACGGACGAAAAGGCATTGACCGCATTCTCTTCGGCTCCGTCGCAGAAAAAGTCGTCAAAGGCTCTCTCTGCCCCGTCCTTACCGTCCGCCCCGGCGACGAGTAAATAAACTCCTGCTTTCTCGCGCTCCTCAAAGCCCCCTTTATGGGGGCTTTTTTTGTGGGCACTGCCCTGCGCGCTAGTGCTGGATGGGCAGGAGGGGGAAAAGTTGGTGCTGCATGGGTGGGCGGGGGAAAGTTGGGGGCCTGCCCCAGCACGTTAGTGCTGGATGGGCGGGTGGGAGAGAACCGGGGCCAGCCCCGGACCCCGCGTAAGGGAATGATTCCCTTACGTATCCTCATCGAGTTTGAATTCCATCCACGCTTCGCGTGAATGGAATTCAAACTTGTTGGGCATAACGTCGAGAGTCTCTTTCTCTTTTGCGAGTTGCCACCATTTTCTTTTTGAACGCTTGCGTTCAAAAAGAAAATAAGTGCGGCAGAAAAGGCAAAAGAACACGCATTCGGGAAATGCCCACTAGACCGAAAAAAAGGGGGCCGGATGAAGGGGAAAGCCAAAGGCTTTCACTCATCCGGCCCCCTTTTATTTCGGGCGAACTTGGGATTCCCAAGGGCCTCGTCCTTGGGCGGGGTCAAGGGGCAGCGCCCCTTGCAGGGTTTGGGGCAGCGCCCCAATAAAACTGCGCCCCTTGTAGAGCACGAGACGGAGTCTCGTCCCCCCCCTCGTCCCTCTCCACTATTTTTTGTGACAGCTACGACACTGAACGGGAGCGGAGCTGGAGGAGTGGCACCCTTTGCAGGAAGCGCGTCCTTTGTGGAAGGGGTTTTTGAAATACCGTCCGGAGCGGAGTTCTCTCGGGCAGTGTGGGGCGACCATGTCGTGGCAGCCGGAGCTGGAGCATCGCATAGTCTGCGGGAGTTCGTGAATAGTGTGATGACAGGCATCGCAGGCGAGTTGCTTGTGAGCCGAGTGCGGAAATTTGACGCGAGGCATCTTGGCGTAGAGGCCTTTTGGTCGAGACACGCGGACATTTTCATGAGGTGCGTCAGCTGGAGATTCGAGGGCGAAGCTCAAGAGGGGGGCACACAAGATGAAGAGGGCGAGACAAAGAACCTGCGAAGAGCGGAGCATGCTATTTCCCCATAGCGTATTTGTCTGCGTAGCCGCGGGGGGTCAAGATACGGTTTCCGACCTTGCGGGTCTGCGAGTTGCCGATGAAGACGATGGATAACATACCGATGTCTTCGGGCTTAACTTCGCCGAGGGTGGTGACCTGAATCTGCTGTTTTTCGCGGAATGCGCTGGTGACGATACCGATGGGGGTCTCTGGTGAGCGGTGCTCACGGACAAGCT encodes:
- a CDS encoding CinA family protein; its protein translation is MNSLHNEIQALGKLLCARNEHIATAESCTGGLISSTLTDCPGSSDWFLGALVAYSNEIKNALLKVPTETLQQHGAVSEQTVRAMAAGACSLLGVDHAVAVSGVAGPGGGSPQKPVGTVWIGWSVAGELSAHCFHFSGSRSEVKQQTVEQALRGLSSRLAAL
- a CDS encoding universal stress protein produces the protein MRQIKKILCAVDFSDYSPRVAEYARLMAEKFDAEITVVYIAPSLNQYVGFHVPPSSIENFVGEIVSGAESTMDHFIEKNFKGLTVSGRVGTGYAAEEILQAALDDSADLIIIGTHGRKGIDRILFGSVAEKVVKGSLCPVLTVRPGDE
- a CDS encoding cytochrome c3 family protein → MLRSSQVLCLALFILCAPLLSFALESPADAPHENVRVSRPKGLYAKMPRVKFPHSAHKQLACDACHHTIHELPQTMRCSSSGCHDMVAPHCPRELRSGRYFKNPFHKGRASCKGCHSSSSAPVQCRSCHKK